A stretch of the Desulfobacter sp. genome encodes the following:
- a CDS encoding TonB-dependent receptor, with translation MNEKDKKGFCFSIDSGSDFSLFRLGNRSPQSGGVLVLINGVPANNGIGWYIEYDSIPVSDIERIEVRRSSGNIAFGPDASRGVINIITKRGMDDAFSGKTSISYGSWNSLKASANLSGQVDKWDYAFGGSAFNTDGYENDNKKLGTARVSVGHNFSEDTRLGLNFDWHKADYDNIYGKTKWQLDNYRREKIFPTSETNDTLVHNRENEDENTAASLEFSTKKEKYFANGIVAYDNTDHAYRYLAKKLNSSYSKASSYYDYQEDSEQDRFLTRASGGYNFLFNSTKYTPTIGADYEKISFDLVKSYPWSPTPLSSSQKSAVAKGTMDAERERFGIFLNNDLSFSRQWELSFSGRFDQVDYDVKTLQPNQVTSSHSYFSWDITPAYHPNSNATVYTSLSQSYWYPVLYYYKYAMEYAKDEYTAEDLKPEKYQTLELGYKQYVCSKLSLAVTAYYMQVEDKFLSLYDSDNTSDWLGYKNVGDSEHMGLELEVTGHINPVVGYRLQGAYQNAEWDNAIFKPYVWGEISDSNSENVDIAGQQVPHVPKFNGTFGLDFYFLNNWKLSADLNYYGKQYVDVLNRYEISDYVTTDLKLTYTAERFKVWVLCNNMFDQEEYNYFNETGRRNSDGTPYKQYYYPISGRYIETGISFEF, from the coding sequence TTGAATGAAAAAGATAAGAAGGGCTTTTGTTTCTCTATTGATTCTGGGAGTGATTTTTCCCTGTTCCGCCTGGGCAACCGAAGCCCACAGTCTGGAGGCGTTTTGGTTCTCATTAACGGGGTGCCGGCCAATAACGGTATTGGATGGTATATTGAATATGATTCAATTCCCGTCTCCGATATAGAACGCATCGAAGTCCGCCGATCTTCAGGAAACATTGCCTTTGGGCCCGATGCCTCTAGGGGGGTTATTAATATTATCACCAAAAGAGGAATGGATGACGCCTTTTCCGGAAAAACAAGTATTTCTTATGGCTCCTGGAACAGTCTAAAAGCCTCGGCCAACCTCAGTGGACAGGTGGATAAATGGGATTATGCTTTTGGCGGTTCTGCTTTTAATACAGATGGCTATGAAAATGACAATAAAAAATTGGGGACAGCACGGGTCAGTGTCGGCCATAATTTTTCTGAAGACACCCGCCTGGGACTGAATTTTGATTGGCATAAAGCTGATTACGACAACATTTACGGTAAGACAAAATGGCAGTTGGACAATTACCGGCGGGAGAAAATTTTCCCCACATCGGAAACAAATGACACCCTGGTCCACAACCGGGAAAATGAGGATGAAAATACAGCAGCAAGTCTTGAATTCAGCACTAAGAAAGAAAAATATTTTGCTAACGGGATAGTTGCTTACGATAATACAGACCATGCTTACAGGTATCTGGCAAAGAAGCTTAATTCCAGTTACAGTAAAGCCAGTTCCTATTATGACTACCAAGAGGACAGTGAACAGGACCGGTTCCTAACTAGAGCATCCGGTGGTTATAATTTTTTGTTCAACTCAACCAAGTACACCCCCACCATTGGTGCAGATTATGAAAAGATATCCTTTGATCTGGTGAAATCATATCCATGGTCGCCGACACCATTGTCCTCTTCCCAAAAAAGCGCGGTTGCCAAGGGCACCATGGACGCTGAAAGAGAGCGGTTCGGCATTTTTCTGAACAATGACCTTTCTTTTAGCCGACAGTGGGAATTGAGTTTCAGCGGCCGTTTTGACCAGGTGGATTATGATGTTAAAACCCTGCAACCCAACCAGGTGACCAGCAGTCACTCCTATTTCTCCTGGGATATCACTCCAGCCTATCACCCCAATTCAAACGCTACAGTTTATACATCTCTTTCTCAATCTTACTGGTATCCGGTGCTGTATTATTATAAATACGCCATGGAATATGCCAAAGATGAATACACAGCCGAAGATTTGAAACCTGAAAAGTATCAGACCCTGGAATTGGGGTATAAGCAGTATGTCTGCTCCAAACTCAGCCTGGCCGTCACCGCCTATTACATGCAGGTGGAAGATAAGTTTCTCTCCTTGTATGATTCTGATAATACCAGCGATTGGTTAGGGTACAAAAATGTGGGGGATTCAGAACATATGGGCCTTGAGTTGGAAGTCACAGGCCATATCAATCCGGTGGTGGGCTACCGTCTCCAAGGCGCATATCAGAATGCCGAGTGGGATAATGCCATATTCAAACCGTATGTATGGGGAGAGATATCTGATTCCAACAGCGAGAATGTTGATATTGCAGGTCAGCAAGTACCCCATGTGCCAAAATTTAACGGGACTTTTGGACTGGATTTTTATTTCCTGAATAATTGGAAACTCAGTGCAGACCTGAATTATTACGGCAAGCAGTATGTGGATGTTCTCAATCGGTACGAGATAAGCGACTATGTCACTACAGATCTTAAGCTGACCTATACGGCCGAAAGATTTAAGGTGTGGGTGCTGTGCAATAATATGTTTGATCAGGAAGAGTATAACTATTTCAATGAAACCGGGAGAAGGAATTCCGACGGAACCCCGTATAAGCAGTACTATTATCCAATTAGCGGTCGGTACATTGAAACTGGAATTTCCTTTGAATTTTAA
- a CDS encoding ABC transporter substrate-binding protein, which yields MKRLVVITSDALEVIRSLGASDLVAGVYSGILKNSLFWPQFNDKPKMGTWKEINYEQVVELNPDAVLCYGSRPGVDMEKKLAPFGIQVIRLDFFKPATLAKEVAILGKILGKEKEAAGLAAWYGDHLNHIHGFLEKRSAGPKVYIEGDSSYHTAAPGSGGHDMCVFSGGSNIAEVLSIPYPEVTSEWIVTANPDVVVKVTTKSAGGSCYSMADARNFKAIRTGIMDRPAWSHINAVKRGRIHLIANEIWTGPRAVIGMYYLVKWFFPDASQDFYPAGLHREYLEKFQKIPYQGVYVYPE from the coding sequence GTGAAACGGCTGGTGGTCATAACCTCGGATGCCCTGGAGGTGATCAGGTCTTTAGGGGCATCTGATCTTGTGGCCGGGGTGTACTCTGGGATTTTGAAAAACAGCCTGTTTTGGCCGCAATTCAATGACAAGCCCAAGATGGGTACCTGGAAAGAGATCAATTACGAACAGGTCGTGGAGCTCAATCCCGATGCCGTGCTATGTTACGGGTCCCGGCCTGGTGTGGATATGGAAAAAAAGCTTGCCCCTTTCGGCATTCAGGTGATCCGGCTTGATTTTTTTAAACCCGCCACCCTTGCAAAAGAGGTGGCCATCCTTGGGAAGATTCTTGGTAAGGAAAAAGAGGCCGCAGGTCTGGCTGCATGGTATGGCGATCACTTGAACCATATCCATGGTTTTCTGGAAAAAAGGTCTGCTGGTCCAAAGGTCTATATTGAAGGGGATTCAAGCTACCATACCGCAGCCCCCGGGTCTGGCGGTCATGACATGTGTGTGTTTTCCGGGGGAAGCAATATCGCCGAGGTATTATCCATTCCTTATCCGGAAGTGACATCGGAGTGGATCGTGACAGCCAATCCTGATGTGGTGGTTAAAGTCACCACCAAAAGCGCTGGCGGGTCATGCTACAGCATGGCGGATGCACGAAATTTTAAAGCCATCCGCACCGGTATCATGGACAGACCGGCCTGGTCCCACATCAATGCCGTCAAAAGAGGCCGGATTCACCTGATTGCCAACGAGATCTGGACCGGTCCGCGGGCAGTCATCGGCATGTATTACCTGGTTAAATGGTTCTTCCCTGATGCATCCCAGGATTTTTATCCGGCCGGACTGCACAGAGAATACCTTGAAAAATTCCAGAAGATCCCGTATCAAGGCGTGTATGTCTACCCTGAATAA
- a CDS encoding iron ABC transporter permease yields MNDLQNQYQRAGRRKNFFIFFLCLVLAGMVVTALCLGASTMGFTQSLNALFSHAGRSSTIIWQLRLPRIVMAVLVGSGLAVAGSVFQAILKNPLASPYTLGIASSAGFGAVAAIVFGGSLYGQYLVAGSAFFFSLAASFLILGIARFKNTSTEVMILSGIAIMFLFSSLSSFLQYMGTVEQVHEIVFWFFGSLTKVGWQEIMVAAVMIIIPMPLLIKLSFDLNLLAAGDESASALGVNVTGIRTTGVIFASLITAASICFTGVIGFIGLVAPHIARMVVGSYHLYLLPSSALIGAILVLAADTVGRTCWAPQVIPLGIVTSFIGVPFFFYLLMKKRKAYW; encoded by the coding sequence ATGAATGATCTTCAGAACCAATACCAAAGGGCAGGCAGAAGAAAGAATTTTTTTATTTTTTTCCTTTGTCTTGTGCTGGCCGGTATGGTTGTCACAGCCCTTTGCCTGGGGGCCTCAACCATGGGGTTTACCCAGTCTTTAAATGCATTGTTTTCTCATGCCGGACGTTCTTCGACTATCATCTGGCAGCTTCGGCTGCCCAGGATTGTCATGGCCGTTCTGGTGGGAAGCGGACTTGCCGTGGCCGGCAGCGTGTTCCAGGCCATTTTGAAAAATCCCCTGGCATCTCCCTACACCCTGGGGATCGCCTCAAGTGCCGGATTCGGGGCTGTGGCTGCCATTGTTTTCGGCGGCTCCCTGTACGGTCAGTATCTGGTGGCCGGCTCTGCCTTCTTTTTTTCCCTTGCCGCCTCTTTTCTCATTCTGGGGATTGCCAGGTTCAAAAACACATCCACAGAGGTGATGATTCTTTCGGGTATTGCCATCATGTTCCTTTTTTCATCTCTGTCTTCCTTTTTGCAGTACATGGGCACGGTGGAGCAGGTGCATGAAATCGTGTTCTGGTTTTTTGGCAGTCTGACCAAGGTGGGATGGCAGGAGATCATGGTGGCAGCCGTGATGATCATTATACCGATGCCCCTTTTGATTAAACTCTCATTTGATTTAAATCTGTTAGCCGCAGGCGATGAATCGGCAAGCGCTTTGGGTGTCAACGTCACAGGTATCCGGACCACCGGAGTGATCTTTGCATCTTTGATCACTGCCGCCAGTATCTGCTTTACCGGTGTCATCGGTTTTATCGGCCTTGTTGCCCCCCATATTGCCCGGATGGTTGTGGGTAGCTACCACTTATATCTTCTGCCCTCCTCGGCACTTATCGGAGCCATTCTGGTCCTGGCGGCCGACACGGTGGGCCGCACCTGCTGGGCGCCCCAGGTGATTCCTCTGGGCATTGTCACCTCCTTTATCGGCGTACCGTTTTTCTTTTACCTGCTCATGAAAAAAAGGAAGGCATACTGGTAA
- a CDS encoding DUF2117 domain-containing protein → MIGLLFHGPEVFDSGWAQKVIRILEALDAVRCVLAGTMGRTAVFDSGLEEIEFWDQMPGACLKELSRATDMVIIVNFGKSVESGLVFGGMVVDRTRVNTPVVQVECAGPFWVEWRSGCPSSIINLLARLGFSQMEKIEIKPSVWDENGRVYRRMTTAEAGDFVLVNGIMVGWATGDEVVMACENGHLCEIKGVDVKAHGIEKLDRLGGVDLKAAKLASTPTIRRTGFIRRMVKGSGHGMVFLDHAGMHVYQLANQAKGVVTVGDDTTVVVADILSRFDIPVIGIVDGDEDVLLKNGSFASGSVRLTVLKDDEFGLKVQDAVFGGGKQSDISFTEALNQILYLAGNDLVDTRYF, encoded by the coding sequence ATGATAGGGCTACTCTTTCACGGTCCTGAAGTTTTTGATTCGGGCTGGGCCCAGAAGGTGATCAGGATACTTGAAGCCCTTGATGCCGTCCGTTGTGTACTGGCTGGGACCATGGGCCGGACCGCAGTTTTCGATAGTGGTCTTGAGGAGATCGAGTTCTGGGATCAGATGCCGGGCGCATGTCTCAAGGAACTCTCCCGGGCCACGGACATGGTGATAATTGTTAATTTTGGTAAATCCGTTGAATCAGGACTTGTTTTTGGCGGCATGGTGGTTGACCGTACCCGGGTCAACACCCCGGTGGTGCAGGTGGAGTGCGCCGGGCCCTTTTGGGTGGAATGGCGGTCAGGGTGCCCCTCTTCTATTATTAACCTCCTTGCCCGGTTAGGGTTTTCCCAAATGGAGAAAATTGAAATCAAACCCTCGGTGTGGGATGAAAACGGCAGAGTTTACCGTCGCATGACAACGGCTGAAGCAGGCGATTTTGTATTGGTGAACGGGATCATGGTGGGTTGGGCCACAGGTGATGAAGTGGTAATGGCCTGCGAGAACGGTCACCTCTGCGAGATAAAGGGGGTGGATGTCAAGGCGCACGGCATTGAAAAATTGGACCGGCTGGGCGGTGTTGACCTGAAAGCGGCCAAACTCGCTTCAACCCCCACCATCCGCCGTACAGGTTTCATCCGGCGTATGGTAAAAGGCTCTGGCCACGGCATGGTGTTCCTGGATCATGCCGGCATGCATGTGTACCAGCTTGCCAACCAAGCCAAAGGGGTGGTCACCGTGGGCGATGACACCACGGTGGTTGTTGCGGATATCTTATCAAGATTTGATATTCCCGTCATCGGAATTGTGGATGGAGACGAGGACGTGCTTCTGAAAAACGGCAGCTTTGCATCAGGGTCGGTACGTCTGACCGTACTAAAAGACGATGAGTTCGGACTCAAGGTGCAGGATGCTGTCTTTGGCGGAGGAAAGCAGTCTGATATAAGCTTTACAGAGGCGTTGAACCAAATCCTTTACCTCGCAGGAAACGATCTGGTGGATACCCGGTATTTTTAA